From the Photobacterium sp. GJ3 genome, one window contains:
- a CDS encoding iron-containing alcohol dehydrogenase gives MTQRIVMPGLMEIGAGALDKVADMMALLACSQPLIVTDQVMSELGYVKRVQNSLAAKGMACGVFLDTEPEPTEASILPAVDQVVTGQYDCLIALGGGSAIDSAKAIGLLAQHGGKMQDYKVPHVVTEAILPVIAIPTTAGTGSEVTRVTIITDQETDEKMLCMGPGLIPRAAIIDYELTLSVPARIAADTGIDALTHAMEAYVSGKAGAFTDQQALAAMRLIAPNLRQAVNQPGNHAAKEKLMLGATMAGMAFSNASVALVHGMSRPIGAHFHVPHGMSNAMLLPVITEFSISASLERYAECARAMGLADDIISDQEAVERLMIELRQLNQDLKVPTLSAFGINKAQYFSLLDTMAEQALASGSPNNNPRVPSKEQVIELYEKVWSEG, from the coding sequence ATGACACAACGAATTGTAATGCCCGGATTGATGGAGATTGGCGCCGGAGCGCTGGACAAAGTTGCAGACATGATGGCATTGCTGGCCTGCAGCCAGCCCCTGATCGTAACGGATCAGGTGATGTCGGAGCTGGGGTATGTCAAGCGGGTTCAGAACTCGCTGGCGGCCAAAGGCATGGCTTGCGGTGTTTTTCTGGATACGGAGCCGGAGCCGACCGAAGCCTCGATTTTACCGGCGGTGGATCAGGTCGTGACTGGCCAGTATGACTGCTTGATTGCTCTGGGTGGCGGCAGTGCTATCGACAGTGCCAAAGCAATCGGGCTGCTGGCACAGCATGGCGGCAAAATGCAGGACTACAAAGTCCCGCATGTGGTGACAGAAGCCATTCTGCCCGTGATTGCGATTCCGACAACGGCAGGGACTGGCTCTGAGGTGACACGGGTGACCATTATCACGGATCAGGAGACGGACGAAAAAATGCTGTGCATGGGGCCGGGCCTGATTCCCCGGGCCGCAATCATCGACTATGAGCTGACGCTTTCGGTTCCGGCCCGGATTGCGGCGGATACCGGCATTGATGCGCTGACACACGCGATGGAGGCTTATGTCAGTGGCAAAGCCGGTGCATTTACCGATCAGCAGGCACTGGCAGCAATGCGTCTGATTGCGCCGAATTTACGTCAGGCGGTGAATCAGCCCGGCAATCATGCGGCTAAAGAAAAACTGATGCTGGGTGCGACCATGGCCGGAATGGCGTTTTCAAATGCTTCGGTCGCGCTGGTGCATGGTATGAGCCGTCCGATTGGCGCCCACTTCCATGTACCTCATGGCATGAGCAATGCCATGTTGCTGCCGGTGATCACTGAATTCTCAATTTCAGCCAGCCTGGAGCGTTATGCCGAATGTGCACGCGCCATGGGACTGGCAGACGACATCATCAGCGATCAGGAAGCGGTTGAGCGCCTGATGATTGAACTCAGACAACTGAATCAGGATTTGAAAGTGCCCACTCTGTCCGCATTCGGGATCAACAAGGCACAGTATTTCAGCCTGCTGGACACCATGGCGGAACAAGCGCTGGCTTCTGGTTCCCCGAATAACAACCCGCGTGTCCCCAGCAAGGAACAGGTCATTGAACTGTATGAAAAAGTATGGAGTGAAGGATGA
- a CDS encoding peroxiredoxin-like family protein yields MALNQPQPGTPFPSIPVQLRSGQSISLGTPAQGADWRLVVIYRGKHCPLCTRYLNQLETLKADLAEIGVDIIAASMDSQAQLEAHLEALDVSFPIAYGLTIAQAQSLGLYLSEPRSAQETDHVFAEPGLFVINAEGKIQIADYSNIPFARPDLKTLVAGLQWLRTPENNYPVRGTYQG; encoded by the coding sequence ATGGCGCTCAATCAACCTCAACCCGGCACGCCTTTTCCATCAATCCCGGTACAATTGCGTTCTGGTCAATCCATCTCTCTGGGGACGCCAGCCCAAGGCGCAGACTGGCGGCTGGTTGTGATCTATCGTGGCAAGCACTGCCCGCTCTGTACCCGTTACCTGAATCAGTTAGAGACCTTGAAAGCTGATCTGGCTGAAATCGGAGTGGATATCATCGCCGCCTCCATGGACAGTCAGGCACAGTTGGAAGCCCATCTTGAAGCACTGGATGTCTCGTTCCCGATTGCCTACGGACTCACCATTGCGCAGGCCCAGTCACTCGGGCTTTATCTGTCTGAACCCCGCTCCGCTCAGGAAACCGATCATGTCTTTGCGGAACCCGGTTTGTTTGTCATCAATGCGGAAGGCAAGATTCAAATTGCAGATTACTCCAATATCCCCTTCGCCAGACCCGATCTGAAAACTCTGGTCGCGGGCCTGCAGTGGCTGCGCACACCGGAAAACAACTATCCGGTTCGTGGGACGTATCAGGGATAA
- a CDS encoding IclR family transcriptional regulator: protein MENENKANAVSRIIEIVTQTAGHEQPVPLPDLIFHSEIPKPTYHRLVQQLDEEKFLTADERGNVYPGAELKRIALNLNNHNERRAQLQAILHGLSRRVNETCGIAIPDGNGMVYHERIQTNWPLQIVLPLGMKTPVWATASGKLFLSTLTKAQRDRIFDQTDLIKLAKNTHTERENLEQELRLIRGRQVSVDNEEFIDGLVAVAIPVLSEDGKFLASLFCHCPKTRKNLDQLLTFLPDLSRTRDQLQQFLMSQ from the coding sequence ATGGAAAATGAAAATAAAGCCAACGCCGTCAGCCGTATTATTGAAATTGTGACGCAGACTGCCGGCCATGAGCAGCCCGTGCCCTTGCCGGATCTGATCTTTCATTCTGAGATCCCTAAACCGACGTATCACCGGTTGGTTCAGCAGTTGGATGAAGAAAAATTTCTGACTGCAGATGAGCGGGGGAATGTGTATCCGGGCGCTGAACTCAAACGGATTGCGCTGAACCTGAACAACCATAATGAGCGCCGCGCTCAGTTGCAGGCGATTTTACACGGGTTGTCCCGGCGGGTGAATGAAACCTGCGGCATCGCCATTCCAGATGGCAATGGGATGGTCTATCACGAGCGGATTCAGACCAACTGGCCGCTGCAAATTGTGCTTCCGCTGGGTATGAAAACACCGGTCTGGGCGACAGCATCCGGCAAACTCTTCCTTAGCACACTGACCAAAGCGCAGCGTGACCGGATTTTTGATCAGACCGATCTCATCAAGCTAGCCAAAAATACCCACACAGAGCGGGAAAACCTGGAACAGGAGCTCCGGTTGATCCGGGGTCGTCAGGTCAGTGTGGATAACGAAGAATTCATCGATGGACTGGTGGCTGTGGCGATTCCGGTATTGTCGGAAGACGGGAAGTTTCTGGCTTCTCTGTTCTGCCATTGTCCGAAAACCCGGAAGAATCTGGATCAGTTACTGACTTTCTTACCGGATCTGTCGCGAACACGGGATCAGCTTCAGCAGTTTCTGATGTCGCAGTAA
- a CDS encoding TonB-dependent siderophore receptor has translation MTSTHSHPSLSRLGASIKMICLPASLLAFTLPAMAEDAANTVAETDLETIVVTASTLKVEAPLAETPRTMAIVDQENLEKNQFQKLDEALRYQAGVLSSPYGSDTDTDWFKVRGFDAATYLDGNRLFTTGYYVWTLEPFGLERVEILKGPASVLYGEAPPGGVVNAISKRPTDTPEGNIQFQTGNRHLKRLGVDISDDANDDGSVRYRLVGLASERDGTLDGTYNNRYYFAPSLTWDISYDTTITFLASYKEDKGVPTNPFFPIYGTLTDTPQGKIDPSTNLGEPDYDINQNKQIALSYELSHQLNDTWNIKQNARYAHTDLLLRSTYAFSSDSSADLTRGLTYKDGTADSYSLDNQVIGTWYGDRTENTLLMGLDLQYFKNKDGSNNSANMGTINAFDPVYGQFTPANPNATTYARIKKEQASLYAKHQLKFDGKWIATIGGRFDDVSVKNDGDDISTDNFSLSGGLMYLSDIGLSPYISYAESFEVIASIDPTTNKVYKPLEGEQVEAGVKYTPAFVDGYVNLAVFNIEQNNGLVTSETSSAQTQAGEVSSRGVEVESILKPTEEMTLAVNYTYNKSQYNPSEGAPKQQTALIPRHMASAQADYNFAQFGVEALTLGGAVRYIGSSVGYFSGEKLNVPAYTVFDMRAQYDINSRWQAQLNVSNLFDKAYVSACDYWCYYGEERSVIATLNYRW, from the coding sequence ATGACTTCGACTCACTCCCATCCAAGCCTGAGTCGGCTTGGTGCGTCCATCAAAATGATCTGCCTGCCTGCTTCGCTGCTTGCTTTCACGCTGCCAGCCATGGCCGAAGATGCAGCCAACACCGTCGCTGAAACGGATCTTGAAACCATTGTGGTGACGGCTTCAACACTCAAAGTGGAAGCGCCGTTGGCGGAAACACCACGCACGATGGCAATTGTTGATCAGGAAAATCTGGAGAAGAACCAATTCCAGAAACTGGATGAAGCGCTCCGCTATCAGGCCGGTGTACTCTCCTCACCTTATGGTTCAGATACAGACACAGACTGGTTTAAAGTCCGTGGCTTCGATGCAGCCACTTATTTAGACGGGAACCGCCTTTTCACGACGGGCTATTATGTCTGGACATTGGAGCCGTTCGGTCTTGAACGGGTTGAAATTCTGAAAGGTCCGGCGTCTGTGCTTTATGGTGAAGCCCCTCCGGGTGGTGTTGTGAACGCGATCAGCAAACGTCCGACCGATACGCCGGAAGGCAATATTCAATTCCAGACCGGGAACCGTCACCTGAAACGTCTGGGCGTCGACATTTCGGACGATGCCAATGACGACGGCAGCGTGCGCTATCGATTGGTCGGTCTGGCCAGTGAGCGTGACGGTACGCTGGATGGCACTTATAACAACCGGTACTACTTCGCGCCGAGCCTGACCTGGGACATCTCTTACGACACCACGATCACTTTCCTGGCGAGCTACAAGGAAGACAAGGGGGTGCCAACCAACCCGTTCTTCCCGATTTACGGCACCTTAACAGATACACCGCAGGGTAAGATTGATCCGTCGACCAATCTGGGAGAGCCGGACTACGACATTAATCAAAACAAACAAATTGCATTGAGCTACGAATTAAGCCATCAGTTGAACGATACCTGGAACATCAAGCAGAATGCACGATATGCCCACACGGATTTGCTGCTGCGCAGCACGTATGCTTTCAGCAGCGACAGTTCAGCCGATCTTACGCGGGGGCTGACGTACAAAGACGGCACAGCCGACAGCTACAGTCTGGATAATCAGGTGATTGGCACCTGGTATGGGGATCGAACTGAAAATACGTTGCTAATGGGACTGGATCTCCAGTACTTCAAAAACAAAGATGGTTCGAACAACAGTGCAAATATGGGAACGATCAATGCCTTTGATCCTGTGTACGGGCAATTTACCCCCGCCAATCCTAATGCAACAACCTATGCCCGAATCAAAAAAGAACAAGCCAGCCTGTATGCAAAACATCAGTTGAAGTTTGACGGAAAGTGGATTGCAACCATCGGTGGCCGGTTTGATGATGTCAGCGTGAAAAACGACGGTGATGACATTTCAACCGACAATTTTTCGCTGAGCGGCGGACTGATGTATCTGTCTGATATCGGGCTTTCTCCTTACATCAGTTACGCTGAATCTTTCGAGGTGATTGCATCCATCGACCCGACGACCAACAAAGTTTACAAACCGCTGGAAGGGGAACAGGTTGAAGCGGGTGTGAAATATACACCAGCGTTTGTCGACGGTTACGTGAATCTTGCCGTGTTTAACATTGAACAAAACAACGGTCTGGTCACTTCCGAAACCTCCAGTGCACAGACACAGGCCGGGGAAGTGAGCTCCAGAGGCGTTGAAGTAGAAAGTATCCTCAAGCCAACTGAGGAGATGACACTGGCGGTGAACTACACCTACAACAAGAGTCAATATAATCCGTCTGAAGGGGCTCCTAAACAGCAAACTGCCCTGATCCCGCGCCATATGGCCTCAGCTCAGGCTGATTACAACTTTGCTCAGTTTGGTGTGGAAGCTCTGACGCTTGGTGGCGCGGTCCGGTACATCGGTTCATCTGTCGGCTACTTTTCCGGAGAGAAGCTCAACGTACCCGCTTATACCGTCTTTGACATGCGCGCGCAGTATGACATCAACAGTCGATGGCAAGCCCAGCTCAACGTCAGTAACCTGTTTGACAAAGCATATGTCTCAGCGTGTGACTACTGGTGCTACTACGGTGAAGAGCGCAGCGTGATTGCGACCCTGAATTACCGCTGGTAA
- a CDS encoding SMP-30/gluconolactonase/LRE family protein, which translates to MISHQAVPIHTTLAEIGESPIWIASEQCLYWVDTERNCIHQFFPANQHENTRLVPVPATAIAPTSNGGWLVATKQGLYRCDARFCDFEFVGDPTEGQPDLRLNDAVNCPNGDLWFGSMNDTVLERPDGCVYRYDARHHQITQLDQGYAVANGIAFDSARQRAYVANMFCGQVMRLQMRDDWSEVLSKQVFIQLPDDAGLPDGLTTDSAGNLFVCHWNQGRVSVFNPEGQHIHQIQLPVRHATRCTFGGPHLDQLYITTGWFSMSDAERSEQPLSGRTFVIPSPFPGKTEPVFNDALLHQPFSVQADGL; encoded by the coding sequence ATGATTTCTCATCAAGCTGTACCGATCCACACAACGCTCGCAGAGATTGGCGAATCGCCGATCTGGATCGCATCGGAACAATGCCTGTATTGGGTCGATACGGAGCGCAACTGTATCCACCAGTTTTTTCCTGCAAACCAGCATGAAAACACCCGACTTGTGCCTGTCCCTGCAACGGCCATTGCGCCGACATCAAACGGCGGCTGGCTGGTCGCCACCAAACAGGGATTGTATCGGTGTGATGCCCGGTTTTGTGATTTCGAATTCGTGGGTGATCCGACTGAAGGCCAACCAGACCTTCGCCTCAATGACGCTGTAAATTGCCCCAATGGCGATCTCTGGTTTGGCTCTATGAACGACACCGTTCTCGAGCGGCCGGATGGCTGTGTCTACCGCTACGATGCCCGGCACCATCAGATCACGCAGTTAGACCAAGGCTATGCCGTTGCCAACGGCATCGCATTCGATTCTGCACGGCAACGCGCCTACGTCGCGAATATGTTTTGTGGTCAGGTGATGAGGTTACAGATGCGTGATGACTGGTCTGAAGTGCTCAGCAAACAGGTCTTCATCCAGCTACCGGACGACGCGGGGTTACCCGACGGCTTGACCACAGACTCAGCGGGTAACCTTTTCGTGTGTCACTGGAATCAGGGCCGGGTGAGTGTTTTCAATCCCGAGGGTCAGCACATTCATCAAATTCAACTCCCGGTCAGGCATGCCACCCGCTGCACCTTTGGTGGCCCGCACCTTGATCAGCTTTATATAACAACCGGATGGTTTAGCATGTCGGATGCAGAACGAAGTGAGCAGCCACTGTCGGGCCGGACCTTTGTGATCCCGTCGCCTTTTCCGGGAAAAACTGAGCCTGTCTTTAACGATGCACTGTTGCATCAACCTTTTAGCGTTCAGGCGGACGGGCTATAA
- a CDS encoding CoA-acylating methylmalonate-semialdehyde dehydrogenase: MIGNYINSELTAVNSGRSLPVTDPANGTVIEEVGLSSVQETEQAIAAAEAAWPAWAQMTPLNRSRILFRFKALLEQNMDELAALISREHGKVHSDALGELTRGLEVVEFACGIPHLQKGEHSRNVGSGVDSYSMMMPLGVCAGITPFNFPVMVPMWMFPIALATGNTFILKPSEKNPSAALKLAELLTEAGLPKGVFNVVQGDKTSVDVLLRDPRVKAVSFVGSTPIAEYIYAEGSAHGKRVQALGGAKNHLVVMPDADLDQAMNALMGAAFGAAGERCMAVSVAVAIGDEVGDRLAEKLTARIRELRVGPGYGQAVENEMGPLITEDHMKKVSGYIDQGEAEGATLLVDGRDYQVPGYESGYFVGGTLFDQVTPKMTIYREEIFGPVLSLLRAQSLDEALALINAHEFGNGTAIFTADGEAARRFSDQVEVGMVGVNVPIPVPMAFHSFGGWKRSLFGPLHMHGNDGVRFFTRMKTITTRWPKHQQQGADFIMPTMK; this comes from the coding sequence ATGATTGGAAATTACATCAACAGTGAGCTGACAGCAGTGAACTCCGGACGCAGTCTGCCTGTGACGGATCCGGCAAACGGCACCGTGATTGAGGAAGTCGGTTTATCCAGTGTACAGGAGACTGAACAGGCGATTGCAGCGGCCGAAGCAGCATGGCCGGCATGGGCGCAGATGACTCCCCTGAATCGCTCCCGGATCCTGTTTCGTTTCAAAGCATTGCTGGAACAAAACATGGACGAACTGGCGGCGCTGATCAGTCGTGAACATGGCAAAGTACACAGCGATGCCCTCGGGGAATTGACGCGCGGGCTGGAAGTGGTGGAGTTTGCCTGCGGGATCCCGCATTTGCAGAAAGGGGAGCACAGCCGCAATGTCGGTTCCGGGGTGGATTCTTATTCGATGATGATGCCGCTCGGCGTGTGTGCCGGTATCACGCCGTTTAACTTTCCGGTCATGGTGCCGATGTGGATGTTCCCGATTGCACTGGCTACCGGCAACACCTTCATTCTGAAACCTTCAGAGAAGAATCCCTCTGCGGCACTGAAGCTGGCAGAACTGCTGACAGAAGCTGGACTACCCAAAGGGGTGTTCAATGTTGTTCAGGGCGATAAAACCTCGGTGGATGTGCTGCTTCGGGATCCGCGTGTCAAAGCAGTCAGTTTTGTCGGGTCCACGCCGATTGCTGAATATATCTATGCCGAGGGCTCGGCACATGGCAAGCGGGTTCAGGCCCTGGGCGGAGCGAAAAATCACTTGGTGGTGATGCCGGATGCGGATCTGGATCAGGCGATGAACGCCCTGATGGGCGCCGCTTTCGGGGCCGCCGGTGAGCGTTGTATGGCGGTTTCTGTCGCCGTGGCGATTGGCGATGAGGTCGGCGACCGGCTGGCCGAGAAACTCACCGCCCGCATTCGCGAGCTGAGAGTGGGGCCGGGCTACGGGCAGGCGGTTGAGAATGAAATGGGGCCGCTGATCACCGAGGATCACATGAAGAAAGTGAGCGGTTACATTGATCAGGGCGAGGCTGAAGGGGCCACGCTGCTGGTGGATGGCAGAGATTACCAAGTGCCCGGTTATGAAAGCGGTTATTTTGTCGGCGGGACGCTGTTTGATCAGGTCACCCCGAAAATGACGATTTACCGGGAAGAAATTTTCGGCCCGGTTCTGTCCCTGTTGCGGGCGCAGTCGCTGGATGAAGCCTTGGCGCTGATCAATGCCCATGAGTTCGGTAATGGCACTGCAATCTTTACCGCTGATGGTGAAGCCGCCCGCCGTTTCAGCGATCAGGTTGAAGTCGGCATGGTTGGTGTTAATGTACCGATTCCGGTTCCCATGGCATTCCATTCATTTGGCGGCTGGAAGCGTTCTCTGTTCGGACCGCTGCACATGCACGGCAACGATGGGGTGCGATTCTTTACCCGGATGAAAACGATCACTACCCGCTGGCCGAAGCACCAGCAACAAGGGGCTGACTTCATCATGCCCACCATGAAATAA
- a CDS encoding IclR family transcriptional regulator, with protein MTTNKPAARKEKGSTIERVLQILSFISEHEGQYDQHELAEAMDLPKLAIGKLVAQLKTLGILRENMLRKIIAGPEFRQMALAVLRNKVFASQRTAVLEKLSAQIGETCGVSVPNGIEMLYFERVQTNWPLQINLPVGSSVPLAATASGKLYLATLPDHVRQVILDNIALEVFTAHTLVEKAQLEQELKTVRALGYGRDNGEFIDGMAAVSVPIARDGLTLGYLFCHSPMVRQSLMDLESHLPAMREAAEEMMDLMLTDG; from the coding sequence ATGACGACAAATAAGCCCGCGGCCCGGAAAGAAAAAGGGTCGACCATTGAACGTGTCTTGCAAATTCTGTCTTTTATTTCTGAACATGAAGGTCAGTATGATCAACATGAACTCGCAGAAGCAATGGACTTGCCGAAACTGGCGATCGGAAAACTGGTGGCTCAGCTGAAAACGCTGGGCATTTTGCGCGAAAATATGCTCAGAAAAATCATCGCCGGGCCAGAATTCCGCCAGATGGCTCTGGCCGTATTACGCAATAAGGTTTTTGCATCCCAGCGAACCGCGGTGTTAGAGAAACTGTCTGCTCAGATTGGGGAAACCTGCGGTGTTTCTGTGCCGAACGGCATCGAAATGCTTTATTTTGAGCGGGTTCAGACCAATTGGCCGCTGCAAATTAACCTGCCGGTTGGCAGCAGTGTCCCGCTGGCCGCCACGGCATCCGGAAAATTGTATCTGGCGACCCTGCCGGATCATGTTCGGCAGGTGATTCTGGATAATATCGCGCTGGAAGTCTTCACAGCACATACTCTGGTTGAGAAAGCGCAGCTTGAGCAGGAACTGAAAACCGTGCGAGCGCTGGGTTATGGCCGCGATAATGGCGAGTTTATTGATGGCATGGCTGCCGTGTCTGTGCCCATCGCACGGGATGGTTTAACGTTGGGCTATCTGTTCTGCCACAGCCCGATGGTGCGGCAATCGCTGATGGATCTGGAAAGCCATCTTCCGGCGATGCGGGAAGCCGCAGAAGAAATGATGGATCTCATGCTCACAGATGGCTGA
- a CDS encoding methyl-accepting chemotaxis protein yields MKLSIARKLRISFLLLTALFLAAAILLYLQVSKVETHANSLLSVDLPTVDASRSLQQNAEFSLSSLRAYMLAADEVRQDRYRQQMDDAFAKVDEELTRLAQHLTQEQLDLVRMDWASLKASELAVATLSHTPENLPAHHLLQSEAAPLAEVALDQLQAMINEEEGNLIGDDRKRLMKLFTDAYTTLSNGVGELRAFLINANQENLDKFEDYLRQNNRAVSEIDRKKDSLSDSQQSLWALYKEMQDLYLPMATDVVMQRQAQDWNKAYYQLETETLLAVEQLAMTIDTVVQEQQTVATQSGEAISSSVQKVVMLLIAISAIASLCSLVIATWLGRDIGTRLRSVVQRAEEISHGDFSGQAMTNRGSDEIATLIEAVNRMSVALSGLVTGVSNQANAVNASMDQLLATNLDTAGEVSEQAERINSVATAIEEMSATAHETAQNTQLASEDLVNASSLLTNGEQALTQNHETVSELNALISQASDMVQQLSADSDRIEHVTEVIQGVAEQTNLLALNAAIEAARAGDLGRGFAVVADEVRLLAQRTTESTTEINAIVEAIQGSTQQVVKVIEQSQSLVKVGTEQTATANEMLRDTVRYMNEVSQKVSDIAVATEQQSNVSQSVAELVHQLSASADDVSGNCTVANQTSQVIQSQVEDLNHAMKKFVV; encoded by the coding sequence ATGAAATTATCCATTGCAAGGAAGCTGAGGATAAGCTTCCTTTTATTGACCGCACTTTTCCTAGCGGCTGCGATTCTTCTTTATCTTCAGGTGTCTAAAGTCGAAACCCACGCGAACTCATTGCTGAGTGTGGATTTGCCGACCGTTGATGCCAGCCGATCACTTCAGCAAAATGCAGAATTTTCTTTATCCAGTTTGCGGGCCTATATGCTGGCTGCTGATGAAGTGCGTCAGGACAGATACCGTCAGCAGATGGATGATGCATTTGCCAAGGTTGATGAAGAGTTAACGCGATTAGCGCAGCATCTGACTCAGGAACAATTGGATTTGGTTCGCATGGACTGGGCGTCCCTGAAAGCCAGTGAACTGGCTGTCGCGACCCTGAGCCATACCCCAGAGAATTTACCGGCACATCATCTGCTTCAGTCTGAAGCGGCACCGCTGGCAGAAGTCGCGCTGGATCAGCTCCAGGCCATGATTAACGAAGAAGAAGGAAACCTGATTGGAGACGATCGGAAGCGTCTGATGAAGCTGTTTACCGATGCCTACACGACTTTATCGAACGGGGTCGGTGAGCTGCGCGCGTTTCTGATCAATGCGAATCAGGAGAATCTGGATAAATTTGAGGATTACTTACGCCAGAATAACCGCGCTGTATCTGAAATTGATCGCAAGAAAGACAGTTTGAGTGACAGCCAGCAGAGCCTTTGGGCCCTGTATAAAGAAATGCAGGACTTGTATTTGCCGATGGCGACGGATGTGGTCATGCAGCGTCAGGCACAGGACTGGAATAAAGCGTATTACCAGTTAGAAACTGAAACGCTGCTGGCTGTTGAGCAGCTGGCAATGACGATTGACACCGTTGTTCAGGAACAGCAAACCGTTGCGACTCAGAGTGGTGAAGCGATCAGCAGCAGTGTTCAGAAAGTGGTGATGTTGCTGATTGCCATTTCGGCCATTGCCAGCTTGTGTTCATTGGTGATTGCAACCTGGCTGGGCCGTGACATTGGGACACGCCTGCGCAGCGTGGTTCAGCGTGCCGAAGAAATTTCTCACGGTGATTTCTCAGGGCAGGCCATGACGAACCGGGGCTCTGATGAGATTGCGACCTTGATTGAAGCGGTGAACCGGATGTCAGTTGCCTTATCCGGGCTGGTCACCGGGGTGTCGAATCAGGCAAATGCCGTGAATGCCAGTATGGATCAGTTACTGGCCACCAATTTAGATACAGCCGGTGAGGTCAGTGAGCAGGCAGAGCGGATCAACTCGGTTGCCACTGCGATTGAAGAGATGTCCGCAACGGCGCACGAGACGGCTCAGAACACCCAACTGGCGTCGGAAGATCTGGTGAACGCTTCGTCATTACTGACGAACGGCGAGCAAGCGCTGACACAGAACCATGAAACGGTTTCAGAGCTGAACGCATTAATCAGTCAGGCAAGTGACATGGTGCAGCAGCTCAGTGCTGACAGCGATCGGATCGAACATGTCACAGAGGTGATTCAGGGCGTTGCGGAGCAAACCAATCTGCTGGCACTGAATGCAGCCATTGAAGCGGCCAGAGCCGGTGATCTTGGCCGTGGTTTCGCAGTGGTTGCTGATGAAGTGCGTTTGCTGGCACAACGGACGACCGAATCAACGACAGAAATTAACGCCATTGTTGAAGCGATTCAGGGATCGACCCAGCAGGTTGTGAAAGTGATTGAGCAAAGTCAGTCACTGGTGAAAGTCGGGACGGAGCAAACGGCAACGGCCAATGAAATGCTGCGCGATACGGTGCGTTACATGAATGAAGTTTCTCAGAAAGTCAGTGATATTGCCGTCGCCACCGAGCAGCAATCCAATGTGTCACAGTCTGTCGCCGAGCTGGTGCATCAGTTGTCCGCTTCTGCGGATGATGTCTCCGGAAACTGCACTGTTGCCAACCAGACGTCTCAGGTCATTCAATCGCAGGTCGAAGATCTCAATCACGCCATGAAGAAATTTGTGGTTTAA